A single Bacteroidales bacterium DNA region contains:
- a CDS encoding VOC family protein has protein sequence MKPGFFHLLVLFGAFSLLNQASFAQPASPVRPFQMTIMVSDLGRSIAWYKEMLGFGLSEKYNVAQQKSKNAILQLDGFFIELVQKENTCSRDLVNLPPDAEICGFFKAGFRVNDFENFHRQIKQLHPEQVTDIITSQISGSVYFYMVDPDQTMIQIFPSPNAKDPNPIKPYLVGIIVDNMESEINWYEQNLGYAFTQKWDVTAENQYVRLLVSGSFVVELRKEKINQVHTAGLQLPEGKTTLLGIQAMAFRVDNIQTYSETLKENKTPLLREITRIPAGRYTAFLEIEDAEKNPIRIIQ, from the coding sequence ATGAAGCCCGGATTCTTCCACCTCCTCGTTTTGTTCGGTGCATTTTCCCTGCTCAATCAAGCATCTTTTGCCCAGCCTGCATCCCCTGTAAGGCCTTTCCAGATGACCATCATGGTCAGTGACCTTGGAAGATCAATCGCCTGGTACAAGGAAATGCTCGGATTTGGATTATCCGAAAAATACAACGTCGCACAGCAAAAATCAAAAAACGCCATCCTTCAACTGGATGGCTTCTTCATTGAATTAGTGCAAAAAGAAAATACCTGTTCCCGTGATCTTGTCAACCTGCCCCCTGATGCTGAGATCTGCGGATTTTTCAAGGCCGGTTTTCGGGTAAACGATTTTGAAAATTTTCATCGGCAGATAAAACAACTTCATCCTGAACAGGTTACAGACATCATAACCAGTCAGATCAGCGGTTCGGTCTATTTCTATATGGTTGATCCGGATCAAACGATGATACAGATCTTCCCTTCCCCCAATGCAAAAGATCCCAATCCAATCAAACCTTATCTGGTCGGCATCATCGTCGACAACATGGAATCCGAAATCAACTGGTATGAACAAAACCTGGGCTATGCGTTTACGCAGAAATGGGATGTGACCGCCGAAAATCAGTACGTAAGGCTTCTGGTTTCCGGTTCTTTCGTCGTTGAACTTCGGAAAGAAAAGATCAACCAGGTGCACACTGCAGGACTTCAGCTTCCCGAAGGTAAGACCACCCTGCTTGGCATTCAGGCAATGGCGTTCAGGGTGGATAATATTCAGACCTATTCCGAGACATTGAAAGAAAACAAGACTCCCCTTCTGAGGGAGATCACCAGAATACCGGCCGGAAGGTACACGGCATTCCTGGAGATCGAGGACGCTGAAAAAAATCCCATCCGGATCATCCAGTAA
- a CDS encoding FISUMP domain-containing protein codes for MNRLTITLILCLISSLIFAQVPHSFSYQAVVRNSNGEPLAYQLTSFRISLLQGSDVGPTSYQETHLAATNFFGMVNLKIGRGDVIIGAFDTLSWGSNSYFIKVEADISGKNNFTVMGTTQLLSVPYALYAEKAGGGKREADLDWEVIGNDVVTGHGGSYPAGNVGIGNNAPGSLLYVAKNTGEPAITIRNMGGGGGATYSMVDDFSGASWKFKATTFGGFKIRDQANALDVFTIEPNSAANSLYIKTGGNIGIGTTLPAFKLDVSGNVNASGYYKGGIPFLPSGLQDLDGDTRINAEENPDEDIIRFYTGGQEQMRMMDKRMEIINPDRNIFIGEHSGENNAGGIHNVYLGRLAGQNNTTGSYNVILGDSAGRDNSEGYNNVFVGAWSGTLNTTGICNAFFGADAGERNQTGTRNAYLGYGAGYKSTGSRNTFVGSHAGVYNTAGDNNTFVGQAAGYNNSGNLNVFIGKSAGANEGGSNKLYIANSDTSGPLIYGEFDNRKLHFHANTFLIGKSNQILSYSGNVVLGPGAGFTNGQTGSSSQNVYIGQNAGYDDIESDNNVFIGAHSGNKNTRSQGNVFIGAEAGWRNTTGGANTLLGMNAGRLNQTGQGNVFIGYWAGRNEFRSNKLYIANSETAEPLIYGDFAEKRVKMWADNLEVEGKTSSRDGYNVDGDDGIYDTVFMITSFDFASQKIKFRKQVIKGGIIIELTGESAWADSINKQYLFCDDGLTDERDGRSYQTVLIGDQCWMAENLDVGTRIDGTIEQSDNGTIEKYCYYDNETNCSTYGGLYSWNELMQYKTTPGTQGICPKGWHVPTDEEYKILEGTVDSLYKVGNAQWDLFGWRGYNAGKNLKSAVGWGSGNGTDSAGFHAVPGGMLLFGNDFIEDSTSAFFWTSFSDNSRAYFRQLYRDYNTIARDSSNAFVNGYSLRCLKGAGIDLPTVVTAMITNITDTTATGGGNITSDGGAPITSRGVVWSTQENPTLSESSTTDGMGKGTFTSILTGLINDTSYYVRASATNSAGTAYGEQVGFTTRGSPCPGIPYVEWQGTTYSAILVGNQCWLRENLDVGSMIHVGLKQQDNSILEKYCYGNDPENCIKYGGLYQWPEAMQYVTQQGTQGICPPGWHIPRDDEMNVLAGFADSQFDADDALWYNAGFQGFDAGKNLRSIFSWTTNGTDLYGFSQLGSGFAWVGTNFGYLNAYGIMWTSSEIEGANTAWDREIYHSQDGIERWPADKGSFGLSIRCLSDETALPAITTTPVSNITEISATSGGNITDDGGSVVTTHGVVWSTSEYPTLNDNFTTDGAGTGEFISTMTGFTSSTQYYVRAYATNATGTGYGNQIRFTSGGQPCPGTPTVLYDGQTYHTVLIGSQCWLEENLNAGTMIEGINNQTNNDIVEKYCYNDDPNNCLVYGALYQWNEAMQYNTVEGSQGICPEGWHIPTDQELKTLEGTVDTQYGLGDPVWDEAGCRGNDAGTHLKSFSGWPEWCNGDNLSGFNYLHSEGYRQTDGTFIAAEGGSPLWSSSQYNGNSSWPRTFPCYMGGLCRNYDDNRYGWSIRCIKN; via the coding sequence ATGAACAGATTAACCATCACCCTGATCCTGTGTTTGATCAGCAGTCTCATCTTCGCCCAGGTCCCCCACTCCTTCAGCTACCAGGCCGTGGTCCGAAACAGCAATGGGGAACCACTGGCCTACCAGCTCACCAGCTTCCGGATCAGCCTGCTGCAGGGCAGCGACGTTGGTCCAACCAGCTACCAGGAAACCCACCTGGCAGCCACCAACTTCTTCGGAATGGTGAACCTGAAGATCGGGAGAGGCGACGTGATCATCGGTGCATTTGACACGCTTTCCTGGGGTTCAAACAGCTACTTCATCAAAGTGGAAGCAGACATTTCAGGCAAGAATAACTTTACGGTAATGGGAACCACCCAGCTACTTTCGGTTCCCTATGCCCTGTATGCTGAAAAAGCGGGAGGTGGGAAGCGGGAGGCGGATCTTGATTGGGAGGTGATTGGCAATGACGTGGTAACGGGTCATGGTGGGAGTTACCCCGCCGGGAATGTCGGCATCGGGAATAATGCTCCCGGATCGTTGCTGTATGTGGCAAAGAACACCGGGGAACCCGCCATCACCATCCGGAACATGGGAGGTGGCGGGGGAGCCACCTATTCGATGGTGGACGACTTCAGCGGTGCCAGCTGGAAATTCAAGGCCACCACCTTCGGGGGATTTAAGATCCGGGACCAGGCAAACGCCCTGGATGTGTTCACCATTGAACCTAACAGCGCCGCAAATTCACTGTATATTAAAACAGGAGGCAATATCGGAATCGGGACCACCCTGCCCGCGTTTAAGCTGGATGTGTCCGGAAACGTCAATGCATCCGGCTATTATAAAGGAGGTATCCCATTCCTGCCGTCGGGACTTCAGGACCTGGATGGCGATACCAGGATCAATGCCGAAGAAAATCCAGATGAGGACATCATCCGGTTTTACACCGGGGGACAGGAACAGATGAGAATGATGGATAAACGGATGGAGATCATCAATCCTGACAGAAATATTTTTATTGGTGAACACAGTGGTGAAAACAATGCCGGAGGCATTCACAATGTATACCTGGGCCGGCTTGCGGGTCAAAACAATACAACGGGATCCTATAATGTCATTTTGGGTGATTCCGCCGGCAGGGATAACTCGGAGGGATATAACAACGTCTTTGTGGGTGCCTGGAGCGGAACGTTGAACACCACCGGCATCTGCAATGCTTTCTTTGGTGCGGATGCAGGTGAACGGAACCAGACAGGCACGCGAAACGCCTACCTTGGCTACGGTGCAGGTTATAAATCCACAGGATCAAGGAATACGTTTGTGGGGAGCCATGCCGGGGTGTACAACACAGCTGGTGACAACAATACGTTTGTCGGACAGGCTGCAGGTTATAATAATTCAGGCAACCTGAATGTATTTATCGGGAAATCGGCGGGCGCCAATGAAGGCGGATCAAATAAGCTCTACATAGCCAATTCGGATACATCCGGGCCACTGATCTATGGTGAATTCGACAATAGAAAACTGCATTTTCATGCCAATACATTTCTTATCGGAAAGTCCAATCAGATACTAAGTTACTCCGGCAATGTGGTACTGGGTCCAGGGGCTGGTTTTACCAACGGGCAGACAGGCTCGAGTTCGCAAAATGTTTATATCGGTCAGAATGCAGGTTATGACGATATAGAGAGTGATAATAATGTATTTATCGGAGCCCATAGCGGTAATAAAAATACCAGAAGCCAGGGGAATGTCTTCATTGGAGCTGAGGCTGGCTGGCGCAATACAACAGGAGGAGCCAATACCCTCCTTGGGATGAATGCAGGGCGTCTGAACCAAACGGGTCAGGGAAATGTATTTATCGGGTACTGGGCAGGAAGAAATGAATTTAGATCCAATAAATTGTACATCGCTAATTCAGAAACTGCAGAACCCCTGATATATGGCGATTTTGCAGAAAAACGGGTGAAAATGTGGGCCGACAACCTGGAAGTGGAAGGCAAGACCAGCAGCAGGGATGGATACAATGTGGATGGAGACGACGGCATCTATGATACAGTTTTCATGATCACCAGCTTCGATTTTGCAAGCCAGAAGATCAAATTCCGTAAACAGGTGATCAAGGGAGGCATCATCATCGAACTGACAGGTGAATCGGCTTGGGCAGACAGCATCAACAAGCAGTACCTGTTCTGCGACGACGGACTGACGGATGAACGGGATGGCCGGAGTTATCAAACCGTGCTGATCGGTGATCAGTGCTGGATGGCGGAAAATCTCGACGTGGGAACCAGGATCGATGGAACAATTGAGCAATCGGACAATGGAACCATTGAAAAGTATTGCTATTATGACAACGAAACGAATTGTTCTACATATGGAGGACTTTACTCCTGGAACGAACTGATGCAGTATAAGACCACACCCGGTACACAGGGGATCTGCCCCAAGGGCTGGCACGTTCCGACCGACGAAGAATACAAGATCCTGGAAGGCACGGTCGATAGTTTGTACAAGGTCGGGAATGCGCAATGGGATCTGTTCGGCTGGAGGGGATATAATGCAGGTAAAAACCTGAAGTCAGCGGTCGGATGGGGTAGTGGAAACGGAACGGATTCAGCCGGATTTCATGCCGTGCCGGGAGGAATGCTGCTGTTTGGTAATGACTTCATCGAAGATAGCACCTCTGCTTTTTTCTGGACCTCTTTTTCCGACAATTCGCGGGCATATTTCAGGCAACTCTACCGTGACTACAATACGATTGCAAGAGATTCATCCAATGCTTTCGTGAACGGCTACTCTCTTCGTTGCCTTAAAGGAGCCGGCATTGACCTTCCAACAGTGGTCACAGCAATGATCACCAACATCACCGACACGACTGCAACCGGAGGTGGCAACATTACATCGGATGGAGGCGCTCCCATTACATCACGAGGCGTGGTATGGAGCACGCAGGAGAATCCAACCCTATCTGAAAGTTCAACCACAGACGGGATGGGTAAGGGAACATTTACAAGCATTTTGACCGGGCTGATCAACGACACCAGCTACTATGTAAGAGCCTCTGCAACCAACAGTGCAGGAACAGCTTACGGGGAACAGGTTGGCTTCACCACAAGAGGGAGTCCGTGTCCCGGAATCCCATACGTGGAATGGCAAGGTACAACCTACTCGGCGATACTGGTCGGCAACCAGTGCTGGCTGAGGGAAAACCTGGATGTCGGTTCCATGATCCATGTCGGCCTGAAACAGCAAGATAACAGCATTCTTGAGAAATACTGCTATGGGAACGATCCGGAAAACTGTATAAAATATGGCGGTCTGTACCAGTGGCCCGAGGCCATGCAATATGTCACCCAACAGGGTACACAGGGTATTTGTCCTCCCGGCTGGCATATCCCCCGGGATGATGAAATGAACGTTCTGGCAGGCTTCGCCGACAGTCAATTCGATGCCGATGATGCACTTTGGTACAATGCGGGCTTTCAGGGTTTCGATGCAGGAAAAAACCTCAGGTCCATTTTCTCCTGGACGACCAATGGAACTGATCTGTACGGATTCTCTCAACTGGGTTCCGGTTTTGCATGGGTAGGTACCAACTTCGGTTATTTAAACGCTTATGGCATTATGTGGACCTCCTCGGAAATTGAGGGTGCAAATACCGCTTGGGACAGGGAGATCTATCACAGTCAGGATGGCATCGAACGCTGGCCGGCAGATAAAGGAAGTTTCGGGCTGTCCATCAGATGCCTCAGTGATGAAACTGCCCTGCCTGCGATTACCACGACACCCGTATCCAACATCACGGAAATTTCTGCCACCAGTGGCGGGAATATCACCGATGACGGCGGGAGTGTCGTTACGACTCACGGCGTGGTGTGGAGCACATCCGAATACCCCACCCTGAATGATAATTTCACTACCGACGGAGCGGGAACCGGTGAGTTCATCAGCACTATGACCGGATTCACTTCCAGCACGCAGTACTATGTCAGGGCGTATGCGACCAATGCAACAGGGACTGGATACGGCAACCAGATTCGTTTCACCAGCGGCGGTCAGCCCTGTCCGGGTACACCAACGGTCCTTTATGATGGACAGACCTACCATACGGTCCTGATCGGCAGTCAGTGCTGGCTGGAAGAGAACCTGAATGCGGGTACCATGATCGAAGGCATTAATAATCAGACCAATAACGATATTGTTGAGAAATATTGCTATAACGACGATCCGAATAACTGCCTGGTTTATGGGGCGTTATACCAATGGAATGAAGCCATGCAATATAACACCGTCGAAGGATCGCAGGGCATTTGCCCCGAGGGATGGCACATCCCCACCGACCAGGAACTGAAGACACTGGAAGGAACCGTCGATACTCAGTATGGATTGGGTGACCCGGTCTGGGATGAGGCTGGCTGCCGGGGCAATGATGCCGGTACCCACCTCAAATCCTTCTCCGGCTGGCCGGAATGGTGTAATGGTGATAATCTCTCGGGATTTAATTATCTGCACTCGGAGGGCTATCGCCAAACGGACGGGACTTTTATAGCTGCAGAAGGCGGATCGCCTTTGTGGTCTTCGTCCCAGTACAATGGTAACAGCAGCTGGCCGCGTACATTCCCATGCTACATGGGTGGATTATGCAGGAATTATGACGATAATCGGTACGGTTGGAGCATCCGGTGCATCAAAAATTGA